One window of Magallana gigas chromosome 2, xbMagGiga1.1, whole genome shotgun sequence genomic DNA carries:
- the LOC105345436 gene encoding transcription factor Sp9, translated as MTPGGSGDIVTYSGTPLAMLAAQCNKITNKSPPPLAEAAVGKGFHPWKKISSSVVQAPSPISFGAQKMNSSHFGTGSPIGLSRATTLHGTSGTCGNDIFYQSATSQPQSDPGQTALLQKIHNESTLTPQSLGGMYPRVPTMPNHPYESWPFSVSGSGSHSIKSEMAPSVSTASSWWDIHSSPSNWITDIATNSGGLHSQLPHSYPPSEYTLGHTSSLLSTGQSILQDSYKSMIPGQNDLTSASVSPFLPRPSLPGISSPRSQRRYTGRATCECPNCHEAERLGPAAAHLRKKNIHSCHIPGCGKVYGKTSHLKAHLRWHTGERPFVCNWLFCGKRFTRSDELQRHLRTHTGEKRFACPVCNKRFMRSDHLAKHVKTHSEGKKSGSGSDSDTGVDQKPTIDIKPTDAELAVKETGSLNDCRQESRNLNH; from the exons ATGACACCGGGTGGATCGGGG GATATTGTGACGTATTCTGGCACACCATTAGCGATGCTGGCGGCCCAATGTAACAAAATCACCAACAAGAGTCCTCCACCTTTGGCCGAGGCCGCTGTTGGTAAAGGCTTCCATCCATGGAAGAAAATATCGTCCAGTGTGGTGCAGGCGCCGTCGCCGATATCTTTCGGTGCtcagaaaatgaacagttctcATTTTGGAACCGGGTCACCCATAGGATTGTCACGGGCTACCACCTTGCATGGAACTTCCGGAACTTGTGGAAATGACATTTTTTACCAATCCGCGACATCGCAGCCGCAGTCTGATCCTGGCCAGACAGCGCTGCTGCAGAAAATACACAACGAGTCGACCCTGACCCCTCAATCTTTAGGAGGCATGTACCCCCGGGTCCCGACAATGCCCAACCACCCCTACGAGTCCTGGCCGTTCAGTGTTTCTGGTTCCGGTTCACACAGTATAAAGTCAGAAATGGCGCCGTCAGTCAGCACTGCCTCCTCTTGGTGGGACATCCACTCCTCTCCCTCAAACTGGATCACGGACATCGCGACCAATTCCGGGGGACTCCATTCCCAGTTACCTCACAGTTACCCTCCCTCTGAATACACGCTGGGGCATACCTCTTCTTTATTATCAACAGGACAATCCATTCTACAGGATTCATACAAATCTATGATTCCGGGCCAAAATGATCTCACTTCTGCTAGCGTTTCACCGTTCTTGCCTCGACCATCTTTGCCAGGAATTTCTAGTCCCCGATCTCAGCGCCGATACACGGGAAGGGCCACGTGTGAGTGTCCCAACTGCCACGAGGCGGAGCGCTTGGGACCCGCTGCCGCGCATCTCCGGAAGAAAAATATTCATAGTTGTCATATTCCGGGATGTGGAAAAGTTTACGGCAAAACTTCTCATCTGAAAGCTCATCTACGCTGGCATACGGGGGAACGACCATTTGTTTGTAATTGGCTGTTTTGCGGGAAAAGATTTACGCGGTCAGACGAATTGCAACGTCACTTACGAACTCACACGGGAGAGAAAAGGTTTGCTTGCCCGGTTTGTAACAAGAGATTCATGAGAAGTGATCATCTTGCCAAACACGTCAAGACTCACAGTGAGGGCAAGAAATCGGGGAGCGGATCAGACTCAGATACAGGGGTGGACCAAAAACCAACCATTGATATCAAACCGACGGACGCTGAGCTAGCTGTGAAAGAGACCGGAAGTCTGAATGACTGTAGACAGGAGTCCAGAAATCTCAACCATTGA